AGAAGCTGAAACCAAAACAAGATTTGAGCTATGACTCCTACAACAGTTTCCCAGGGAAAGTTGATGGTCGCTGGGTTTTTCGGGCTGTTGGAACTGAAAAGTTAACACCTCCTTTGGGGTAAAAGCAATGCTCAGTGCCCGTGAAAACTATTTCCAACAACCGTAAAGATGAGGTTTCTTAAATTCACGTTTCAATGCTGAATTTGTCATTATTTTGcaccataatttttaaaatcaacagCTTGAAAATCAAATTGCAACCTTCTGGGGCCAACCATAATGAGGAGCAGCTTCGGTAAACcaaaatgtaattatgaaaATCATTTCCAGGAGCCTTCCACTGCTCGTTCCTGAACCgtgccactgctgctgctgctgctgtggtaACTCTTGctcataatttgaattttaatactatTTATCTAAATTAATTATGCGCGACTCCCTGGAGGACATGGTGAACCCCTCCAGCTTTGCTGTACTAACTTCGATCGATTTTAAGGCGATGTTGAATCTAACAATCAAATGAAAATGAATGCCTCTAAAAGATTTGTCTTTAGAAATTCACTTTTAACTAAAACTCACAATAAAAAATCCAGAAACCACTTGAGAAAAGTGTAAATATGCATGGCACCATCACCGGGGGGGGAGCAAAAAAGGCAATCAAAGAAGAAAACCGACCgtgcaaaatgttgattaaatttagaaaataatattttccagtCTAGCGCACACGACCAGAGACAGCAGCAGAGTCTAGGTAGCAGGTTGAGGGAGATATTTGCCCAAAATGGGTGAGTGAATCAAATTTATAACAAGGGGGTGCAAAATTGTTTGAGCGCTGCAAATTTTGGGGAgttactttgaaattttgagcgtgGTTGCAACTTCAAAGAACCTGGGGTAACATTAGAAAGATTGAAGCGAGGAAGTTGTTTTGTGTTTGCTGAAGAGATGTTGATTTCTTCCGGAGTTAATAAGTTTATTAGAAGATGAAAGACATTTGAAGTTTACTTACTTCTGCTGGTTTCTGATATCTTGAGTGATACAGAAGCCTAACATATAGCCGTTATTTCTAAACGTTTCAATTTTAAAGTGATGTCTAAGGTTTTATTAAAGTTTACAGCTCACAAATCAGTTTAAGCGTGCTTATCCCAAACGCTTTCTAAATACCAACGATTCCAATTTTCACAACCCACTCAAGCAAATGACCATCTCCATCGTCCGTTACCATTCGTCACCGCATTACACGCGTGATTTACCTCCCGGCACTCGATTTGTAAACTACTGTCATTTCGGATTGTGCACCAGAGTGGCCGAGCGATCATCCACAAACAACGTAATTTGATCTTCATCTTCACGTTCGGAAGcatttttgttgaataagaGTTACACAAGCGTTTCACAGAAGTTTGTAAGACTTCCAAATTTGAATCCCATCCCCCATCTttcaagtacagtccagactcgattatccgaagcctcgattatccgaagtttcgattatccgaagatcgattttccaaaggtttgtatgggacttcgaataattgaatcacgaaaaaaaattgttttttttttctttttttttcaacatcaaattcgatTTCTGCGACcctgtttttgtcaaatttgaaaagttaagTTAAGcaattaaatgcattttttttttcaacatttcgtcaacgccatattggccaccatcttggctttaaaaattttaaatcactttagcgtagtttaaaGCACAACAATCAAacataagacaacgaaaaaaaccttttgtttttcgtggttcgaagtgaaatttttccgaggccttcggacaatcgagtctggactgtataagcACGTCACTGGCAGTGGTCACTATGTCCACGACCATTGTCTTCTCAATTAGTGCTCAACAATTCACCACATCTAGCCCGATGTCCCGGTCCAGTCCACAAACCATTCCAGTTCGAGTGTCACGTCACCGTCAACCGACCTGATTGACGCTTCGGCCAACGTCAGGATTATCCCCTCAATGGCCAGTGAGCACTGCAAATTGAAAACGATGGCACACAACGGGGGTGGTGATGATAGGCGGCGACGACGACCGTGATAACCATCGCGTTGGGGGCCTCTCATCGAGAAAATCAACCAAAGTCCACTTGAACCCCAGCAACGATGGTCAACGAGTTAAGCTTGTACAGTGATTCTCGGAACTCTCCATAAATTTGTGCGCATCAAGTGCGCTCTAACGTTAACTACACAATACAGAACCGTTTTGTCCACTTGATTGTCCTCGCCGGAGGCCTCCCAACCCATCAGACCAGGTCACTGAACAAAGGAATCGTCCCACGTTACGAAGGATTATCCTTTACTTCCATGTCCAAGCGATTTTCGTAGAATTTTGCAAAATCATCATATTTCACCTGAGAACTCTTTCTAATAACCACATTCCATTTTGCTTCTTTGTTCCCCAGATTGCTCTCATCAACGGCGATCCAGGAATCCAACAAAAATCATCCTCTCATCCAAGATTAGAAGGTAAGCCACAGCCAAAGTGTTACTACAGCTAAACTACAGAGAAAAAGATCCCTATGGCGCAATATTCGCCGATTTATATAATTGAAACCATTGATTTTCTGACCCCACCCCCCATCCCTGGTAGCTCTAGCTTGTATCTTTTATCAGCGCCCCTAATCCCATTATGTCTGACGCACGTGAGCCGACACGTTACCCGGGCGCGGTGGCATTGAAACactatatttttcgaaaaataaaaacatatatcatggttctgaaaaccctcatactACCTAAATAGGCtattatggcctacttaaaacctaaaatgttactagagtaagtaactttttattacaaaaaacacTTTCAGGTGGATTTACATGAAATGTTGCACTTcatgaataatatttttcaattttctttaaaaaagaaGTCAGTCATAAATGCATATTACAATTACTtcaaaatgttgtaaaaaaaatcattattttttcaaacatataaACTAACTTAAGGGGGGCTCCACCCTCTTCGGAGGGTGTAGCTGTACCGTTAGGTTTCGAGACAAAAGCCCCCGTTACGGTGTCGAGAGAAAACCGCAGCTGGGTCCCGGAAGCTGCAAGGTGGCagccccaccccgagactaggtattCGCAGCCCTGGTTAGGCGGCATACCGAAGCGAAACACCAACTCagaaaaacaaaagaagaaaTTCAGGACGGATAAATCGGCATCAGACCAGGCGATGTAAAAAGGACAACGATTGGAAACTCGGTACTTGGAACGTTCGAACTCTCCAAGATCCCGCACGTGCTGGCCTTCTTGCCCGGGAGCTGCACAAGCTGAGCGTGCATGTGGCCGCCATCCAGGAAGTTCGATGGCCCGGTCATGGAGAGCGAAAATTCACGGCGGTGGACCCCATCGCCAACACCTCTTTCAAGTACCACATCTACTACAGTGGCGGCGAAAAGGCGATGCATGGAGTCGGGTTCGTAGTGATTGGGGATCAGAAGAACCGAGTCATCAAGTGGAAGGTGGTGAATGACCGGATCTGCGTGTTAAGAATAAAGGGCAAATTCTTCAACTACAGCCTGATCAACATCTACGCGCCGACGAACGACAAGCCCGATGACAATAaagacgctttctacgagcgtCTCGACAAGACCTATGGAGAGTGCCCAAGACACGACGTGAAGATAGTCATCGGAGACGCAAACGCGCAGGTCGGAAGGGAAGCCTTCTTCCATCCTGTCATCGGCAAGGAGAGCCTTCATCCTCGCACGAATGACAACGGCCTACGTTTGGTCAATTTCGCCGCAGCCAGAGGAATGGCTATCTGTAGCACCTTCTTTGCGCGCATGAACATTCGGAAGCACACCTGGCGACACCCGAATGGCGAATCGTGCACACAAATCGATCACGTTTTGGTGGATGGTCGACACTTCTCGGACGTGATGGACGTCCGATCGTACAGAGGACCAAACATCGACTCTGATCACTTCCTGGTAGCGTGCAAGATCCGAGCTAGGCTGTCGAACGTGTTGACCCCGCGGACTGCGAGGATAGCGCGGTTGAACGTCCAGCGCCTCGCGAGCAGCGACGTTGCTGCAAAGTACAGTCGGAAGCTCGACGAGCGAATCAACGAGAACGCGCCTACGGGTAACCTGGACGAGCAATGGGGAGCCCTCCAGAGCATCGTCAACACAACGGCTACCGAAGTGATCGGCACGACCAGAGGACGCAAACCCAAAGGGTGGTTCGATGCGGAGTGCCAGCGAGTGACGGACGAGAAGAACGAGGCCAGGAAACGTATGCTGGTTAAGGGTACGCGCCGAAACTGTGAGCGATACAGCGAGCTGCGAAGAGCTGAGAAACGAATCCACCGCCGAAAAGAACGGGAGTACGACGAAACGGTACTTGCCGAAGCGGAAGCACAGTACAACGCGAACGATAAGCGGAGGTTTTACGCAACTGTCAACGGTGTAAGAAGGAAAACCACGCCTTCCCCTGTTATGTGCAACGACATGGAAGGAAACCTGTTGACAGATAAGATAGCGGTAGCGGCCAGGTGGAAGGAGCACTTTCAACAGCTGTTGAATGGTGAGATGCGAGAGGGAGTCGTCGAGGACAGGATGAACGTTGAGGATGATGGAATAGCTGTGGACCCGCCTACGTTGGAGGACGTGGAAAAAGCCGTAAAGGAGCTCAAGAACGCGAAATCGGCGGGAAAGGACGGACTTCCGGCCGAACTTTTCAAGCACGGGAGCGCGCGGATGATCGAGATTCTGCACCAAATCGTCCAGCGAATTTGGTGCGAAGAACAGCTTCCGACCGACTGGTTAGACGGGCTCATCACCCCAATCTACAAGAAAGGGCAAAGACTCGATTGTGCCAACTAGCGAGGCATCACAATCCTCAACTCAGCGTACAAAGTACTATCCCGAATCCTGTGGAGCAAGCTGAGACCGTTGACCGAGACCTTTGTCGGCGAATACCAGTGCGGTTTTCGAGCGGGTCGGTCAACGACGGACCAGATGTTCACTCTGCGACAAATCCTCGACAAGTTCCGGGAGTACAACCTGCAAACACACCATTTgttcatcgacttcaaggcggcgTACGATTCAGTCAAAAGAAACGAACTTTGGAAGATTATGGTAGAACACGGCTTTCCGGCGAAGCTAATTAGACTGATTCGTGCAACGCTCGACGGAGCAAAATCAAGCGTGCGAATAGCTAACGAGACATCTGAAGCTTTCGTTACGTTTGATGGATTGAAGCAGGGCGATGCTCTCTCGAACTTACTGTTCATCATAGCGTTGGAGGGTGCTGCTCGAAGGGCAGGCGTGCAAAGAAACGGAACACTCATCACTAAATCGCACATGCTGCTTGGATACGCTGACGACGTCGACATCATTGGTATTGATCGTCGTTCAGTGGAGGAGGCGTTCGTACCTTTCAAGCAGGAAGCTGCGAAGATCGGACTGACCATCAACACTGCCAAGACCAAGTATCTGGTTGCTGGCAGAGCGCGTGGCAGTGAAGGTGAAGTTGTTTCGGAGGTGGAAATAGTTGGAGAAAGATATGAGGTGGTGGATGAATTTGTATATCTTGGTACACTCGTGACGTGCGACAACGATGTGAGCTGCGAAGTGAAACGTCGGATTAGTGCTGCAAACAGGGCCTTCTACGGTCTTCGTAGCCAGCTAAGGTCCCGCAGCCTAAGGATGCCTACGAAAATCACGCTGTACAGGACCTTGATACTCCCTGTAGCTCTTTACGGTCACGAGTCGTGGACGCTGAAGGACGCTGACCAGAGAGCACTTGGGGTCTTCGAGCGGAGAATCCTGCATTCTATCTTCGGCGGCAAGCAAGTAGGAGACCGGTGGCGCAGGCGCATGAACTTCGAGCTGTACCAAGACTACAAACATGCTGATATCGTAAAAGTCATCAAGCACGATAGGCTGAAGTGGGCTGGACATGTAGCCAGATTGTCGGACGAGCGGGCGGCTAAAACGATATTCAGCAGCGAACCTGGACGGGGTCGTCGGCTTCGTGGAAGGCCTCGTACGCGTTGGCTGTGTGCAGTCGACGAAGATGCAAGAGCGGCCAACATTGTGGGCGACTGGAGACGAGCGGCCCAAGATCGAGCATCCTGGAAATCTTCGATTAGTTCAGCGTTGGGTCGATAGTATTCTATaacattaccaaaaaaaatgtattctagCGCAGACAAAGTgtgattttaaaatccaaaa
This is a stretch of genomic DNA from Culex pipiens pallens isolate TS chromosome 1, TS_CPP_V2, whole genome shotgun sequence. It encodes these proteins:
- the LOC120429079 gene encoding craniofacial development protein 2-like, coding for MDPARAGLLARELHKLSVHVAAIQEVRWPGHGERKFTAVDPIANTSFKYHIYYSGGEKAMHGVGFVVIGDQKNRVIKWKVVNDRICVLRIKGKFFNYSLINIYAPTNDKPDDNKDAFYERLDKTYGECPRHDVKIVIGDANAQVGREAFFHPVIGKESLHPRTNDNGLRLVNFAAARGMAICSTFFARMNIRKHTWRHPNGESCTQIDHVLVDGRHFSDVMDVRSYRGPNIDSDHFLVACKIRARLSNVLTPRTARIARLNVQRLASSDVAAKYSRKLDERINENAPTGNLDEQWGALQSIVNTTATEVIGTTRGRKPKGWFDAECQRVTDEKNEARKRMLVKGTRRNCERYSELRRAEKRIHRRKEREYDETVLAEAEAQYNANDKRRFYATVNGVRRKTTPSPVMCNDMEGNLLTDKIAVAARWKEHFQQLLNGEMREGVVEDRMNVEDDGIAVDPPTLEDVEKAVKELKNAKSAGKDGLPAELFKHGSARMIEILHQIVQRIWCEEQLPTDWLDGLITPIYKKGQRLDCAN